The proteins below are encoded in one region of Silene latifolia isolate original U9 population chromosome 2, ASM4854445v1, whole genome shotgun sequence:
- the LOC141641475 gene encoding uncharacterized protein LOC141641475, producing MEKVCVPKSEGGLGIRNSYAWNLAAICKLSWKKQPVVHWEHTVWNSWSVPKHMFINWLITREALLLKDTLFQLGVSPDALVVRVVCSETHAHLFSQCVYTRRLMQLLSSKLKISLPAVNVLGWISSKPWAKVKKWVTTAWIHAVFYTVWIQRNCARLNGCVMHPDVAIQHISSILKFRTMYWLKCTKRVGDETWIKSIQI from the exons ATGGAGAAAGTTTGTGTCCCTAAAAGTGAAGGTGGTTTAGGGATTAGGAATAGTTATGCATGGAACCTTGCTGCTATTTGCAAGTTATCTTG GAAGAAGCAGCCTGTGGTCCATTGGGAGCATACTGTCTGGAATTCCTGGTCTGTTCCCAAGCACATGTTCATTAACTGGCTGATAACTCGTGAAGCTTTACTGCTCAAGGATACGCTCTTCCAACTTGGAGTCTCTCCCGATGCACTTGTTGTCCGTGTGGTGTGCTCCGAGACTCATGCACACTTATTTAGTCAATGTGTGTATACACGAAGACTGATGCAATTACTGAGCAGCAAATTGAAGATTTCCCTGCCTGCTGTTAATGTTCTTGGATGGATTTCCTCCAAACCTTGGGCTAAggtgaagaaatgggttactacTGCTTGGATCCATGCCGTTTTCTATACTGTATGGATTCAGCGGAATTGTGCAAGACTCAATGGGTGTGTTATGCATCCTGATGTAGCCATTCAACATATTAGTAGCATTCTCAAATTTCGTACTATGTATTGGCTCAAATGTACTAAAAGAGTTGGTGATGAAACTTGGATAAAATCAATTCAAATATGA